TCTCTCTTTTTTCAAAGCCTCGCAATGACGAATTTAGGGAATTTTAGAATTCCTAGGCGATTTTTTCTAGGAATTCTAGATTTGTTTTAAGAAGGAATAAAATGAAATATATTTTTTTAGCATTTTTGGCTTTTTTTATGACAGCTTGTGCGACCAAAGCTCTAAACTACGACCCAAAAGACATAAAGCGTGATTATAACGCCACTTGGCAGTATAAGTTTAATATCGCTGAGCTTGATAGCCTTATTACTGAGGCTTTAAAAAATAACGAGGACTTAGAAACTGCTAGCCTAAATCTCTACCAAGCAATGCTAAGAGCAAATATCGCTCTAAGCGACCTTGCCCCAACGCCAAGTGCTAGCACAAGGGCTAGCTCAAACCGTGATATAAAAGCAGGTGGCGCAGCAGCTAGGAGCTTTACAGCCGATGCTTCTCTTAGCTGGGAGCTTGATATTTTTGGGCGTATTTATGATGGTTATGAGAGTGCGAGATTTGGGGCTATTGCTAGCTCGCTCAGTTTAGAAGATGTGCGAGAAAGCCTTGTAAATAGCGTAATTTCAGCGTATTTTAATATCTTGTATCTAAACGAACAAAAGGCAAATTTGCTACTAAATTACGAAAATATGCTAAAACTGCATGAAATCGTAAAAATAAAAGAAAGCCTAGGGCGAGAAGAGCCTTTGGCTTTGTCACAAAGCGCTGGGAACTTGCTAAGCCTACAAAATAGCCTAAATAACGCTGATAAAGACCTAAATGCTAGCTTTGAGAGCCTAAAAAACCTTACTCGCACGCAGTTTTTGCCAAGTGCTAAAATTAGCGAAATTTCTTTGCCAAAGGCTGATTTAGGCACAATTAGCGCAGAAAATAACGATGGTGAGCTAAATATATCGTGGCTTTCTCGCCTTAGCTCTCGCCCTGATGTAAATATGGCACTAGCTCAGCTAAATGCTGGATTTTACGACTACAAAGCTAGCCAAAAGGACTTTTTGCCTCGCATAAATCTAGGTGGCTCGCTCTCTAGCAGCAGCGGCAAAATCAGCGATGCTTATACCTTTAACCTACTTAGTGGCAATGTGAGCATTAGCCTACCATTTCTTAATTTTTACAAACTTAGCCAAAACTTAAAAATCTCAGAAGCCGAGTTTAATAAATTGCGCCTAAACTACGAAAAAACACTAGCAAATGCTGTAAATGAAGCCCTGCGCTTTGCAAGTGATTATGAACTAGATAGCCAGAGCCTTTTAAATAGCGAGAATATTATCACTGAGAGAGAAAAAATCCTAGCTATTTATGAGCAAAAATACTCTCTTGGCAGAGCCGAGCTAAAAGATTTGCTAAGCGCACAAAATGACTTGCTAAGTGCGAAAAACTCGCTAGCGAATATGAAATATCAGGTTTTAAGGGACTTGATAGGCTTTTATAAAGCCAGTGCTTACTAGGGGGCAATTCGTCTCGCAGCACTATTGCACCAAAATCCTGCGGAAATGCGCACGGCTCGGTGAACTTTATGTTCTACCCACGCCGTGCGCACCGCAGGCTTTTGGCACACTAGCACCACGATACTAGAATTGCCTAAAATCCAGCTCTAGAATTATATAGGGAATTCTAGAATTCCCTATATAAAAAGTCCCAAAAAATAAATAAACGCCCCACTAAGTGCTACAAAAACAGCGCAGTATTTATATCTCACAGCAAAGAGTAGAGATAGATTAAAAAGCACAAAAAGCCAAGTAGGGATAAAAATCTCGCCGCCTTTTGTCGCGTAGGCTAAAAAATCTAGTAAATAACTATCCATTAGCCCACCAAAGCCAAAAAGATGTAAAGCTATACTAAGTGGATAAAACACGACAAAAGCGTAGCTAAGTACTATCACACTAAGCTGAAAAATGCTAGCTTGCGGAAAAAAGTAAAATACTGGGATATTCATTGCTGAGAATACAAAAAGCTCAAAGCATAGGGCGTGAGCGAGCATTTTTGCCTTGCTTTTAAAGTCGCTATACTCACCAAAATGCCTAATATAAACAAGTATAAAAAACACGCCCAAGCACGAAAAATAAAAGCCTATGCTAAAAATAAGGCTTGGCGAGCTACAAAGCGCAAAAACTACGCAAAGAAACAGGGTGCCAAAAGCAAAAATCTTTATGCCTCGCACAAGCAAAATAAAGCCAAAAACGCTCATCAAGTAGCTTCTAAAAAAGCTTGGCGTAAAGTCCAAAATCCACAAATAAAACGCCCCCAAAGCCAAAATAAAAAGGCTTAAATCAATATCTCTGTTTCTATATGGGAAAAATCTTTGCTGAAAATAGCTATAAGGTCTTTTTAACAAAAAATAAAAAATCGCAAAAAGCAAGCCTAGATGAAAGCCAGAAATGGCTAGTAAATGCGCAATCCCCCAGTTTGTAATCTCGCTTCTAAGCTCTTTTGAAAGTGGTGTGGCAAAAAATAATGCTGAATATAGCTCGCCAGCTTTGGGGCTTTGGTGTTGAGCTGATACTAGATTTACTAGCTTTTGGCGCAGGGTTGGGGCGGTGCTAATAGCCTTTATATCAAAAACTGCACTAAAAAACATGCCTTTTAAGTAGGATTTAAAATCTAGCTTTTTTGTAGGTATTTTTATGCTATATGCGCCTTTTTCTAGCTTGGCTTTTGCGTAGCTGTAAATGCGAAAATCAGGTGTAGCAAAGATATTTGAGTAATAAACCTTGCCGTTTTTGCTAAGCTTTTGCTCGCTAGCAAGCAAGGTAGCTTGGCTGCTAAGGTAGGGTTTGGCTTTGATTTTGGTAAAATTATAGTATTTTAGCCCCACGTTAAGGGCAAAAATCAGCCCAGCGATAAGGAAAAAATAAATAATTTCTTTTTTGTTTTCAAAGAGATCCATAGCTAAATTCTAGCTAAAAATATTATGAATTTGTGCGATTTGTGCTAAAATTAGCCCAAAATATCAAAAAAAAAGGCAAAAAATGTTAGAACTAGAAAAAATCAAAGCCGCCCACGAGACCATAAAAGACTTCGTTTACAAAACCCCTTTTTCGCTCTCAACTCGCATGAGCAAGGCAATGGATGCAAAAATCTACCTAAAAGAAGAAAATCTGCAAATCACCGGTGCTTATAAGGTGCGAGGGGCGTTTAACAAAATCGCAAACCTAAGTCCTGAACAAAAGAAAAAAGGCGTCGTAGCAGCAAGTGCTGGCAATCACGCCCAAGGCGTAGCAATCAGCGCAACGCACTTTGGCGTTCGCTCCACTATCATCATGCCAGAAGCTGCCCCACTGCTAAAAGTAGCAGGTACAAAAGCCCTAGGCGCAGAAGTCATACTAAAGGGCAATAACTTTGATGAGGCCTACGCCTTTGCGCTAGAATACGCAAAAGAACACGATATGTGCTTTGTGCATCCTTTTGAGGACGAACTAGTCCAAGCAGGGCAGGGGACAATAGCCCTTGAAGTGCTAGCTAAGGTGGAAAATCCTGATTATATCGTAGTGCCAATAGGTGGCGGCGGGCTAATTAGCGGCGTGGGCTCATGTATAAAACAGCTAAGCCCAAATACCAAAATAATCGGCGTTCAAAGCAGCGGCGCACCTGCTATGAGCAAGAGCTTTGCTGCTAAAAAGCAAATAAACTCAAGTTCTGTTCGCACTATCGCTGATGGTATTGCGGTGCGTGATGCTAGCAAGCTTACTTTAAAGACGATCTTAGAGGTGGTTGATGAGATAGTAGAGGTAAGCGACGATGAGATAGCAAATGCGATTTTATACCTGCTAGAGAGCCAAAAAATCGTAGTAGAGGGCGCTGGGGCTGTGGGCGTGGCGGCTTTGTTTGAGCGAAAGTTTTGCTTTGAGCCGGGTAGCTCTATTGTGATAGTGCTAAGTGGCGGAAACATCGATGTACAAATGCTAAATGTCATCATAGAAAAAGGTCTAATCAAATCAAGCCGCAAAATGATAATAAATGTAACGTTAATAGACAAGCCAGGCGCCTTACAAGGCCTTACCTCAGTGCTAACAGGAACTGGCGCAAATATCGTAAAAATAGACTATGATAGATTCTCAACCAAGCTAAGCTACGGAGATGCGATGATAAAAATCACGCTTGAGACTAAGGGCAAAGAACACCAAGAAAATGTAAGCTCTGCGCTAAGGGCAGCTGGATATGAGTTTTATGAGGAGTTTTAGAATTCCCTGCGTCATTACGAGGCTTTGAAAATTCCGTCATTGCGAGGCTTGAAAAGCCGAAGCAATCTCGTCCAAAATTCCGTCCAAAATTCCTAAGCCTTGTGTCATCCCCCAGCTTGACCCGAGGATCTCTGCGTTTTTGTAGTATTTTAGTCTTAGGAATTCTAGTTTTTAGCTAGAAATTCTAGATTTTTGCTCGCTTTTAGGCTGGATAAATTTAGCTCACAAATTTTATAAGTGCTACGCCCCAAACCCTTAGGAGTCTCGCCCCCTAAAACCACACAAAAATCTAGAATTCTCTTGCTTTATCTGCGTTTTTTTGGGGAATTCTAGATTTTCTGGGGGTTAGGGAGTGTCTTTTTTTTGGAATTCTAGAATTCCCTATTATGTCATCCTTGGGCTTAACCCGAGGATCTCTATAGGGAATTCTAAATTCTTTATAATGAGATCCTGGGGTCAAGTCGGAGGATGACACAAGGCTTGGGAATTCTAGATTTTGCCTTGGGAATTTTAGAATTTATCTTAGGAATTCTAGAATTCCTAGAGATTGCTTCGGTCGCTTTGCTCCCTCGCAATGACGGAGATTTGATGAGATCCACCGATCAAGTCGGGGGATGATAAAAAACGCAAGTCGGGGGATGACACAAGGCTTGGGAATTCTAGATTTTGCCTTGGGAATTTTAGAATTTATCTTAGGAATTCTAGAATTCCTAGAGATTGCTTCGGTCGCTTTGCTCCCTTGCAATGACGCAGGGAATTCTAAATTTTTTGTGATGAGATCACCCGATCAAGTCGGGGGATGACAAAAAACACAGGTCGGGGGATGACACAGGGCTTAGAAATTCTAGAATTTTCGTCATTGCGAGCGAAGCGAAGCAATCTCTAGGAATTCTAGATTTATACTATGAATTTTAGATTTTGCTCGCTTTAGTGGGGTAAGCCCCACTGCTCGAAAATTTTATAAGGACTGCGTCCTAAACCCTTAGGCATCTCGCCCCTAAAACCACGCAAAAATATAGAATTCTCTTGCTTTATCTGCGTTTTTGGGGATTAGGGGATATTTTTAGGGAATTCTAGAATTCCTAGAGATTGCTTCGGTCGCTTTGCTCCCTCGCAATGACGCAGGGAATTCTAAATTTATTTGTGATGAGATCATTGGGTCAAGTCGGGGGATGACACAAGGCTTGGGAATTCTAGATTTTGCCTTGGGAATTTTAGAATTTATCTTAGGAATTCTAGATTTTGCCTAGGAGTTCTAGATTTAGTCTTAGGAATTCTAGAATTCCTAGAGATTGCTTCGGTCGCTTTGCTCCCTCGCAATGACGCATGGAATTCTAAATTTATTTGTGATGAGATCCTAGGGTCAAGTCGGGGGATAACACAAGGCTTAGGAATTCTAGAATTTAGCCTAGGAATTCTGGATTTTGCTTAGGAATTCTAGTTTTATCCTTAGGAATTTTAGATTTATGCTCGCTTTAGTGGGGCAAGCCCCGCTGCTCGCAAATTTTATAAGGGCTACGCCCTAAACCCTTAGGGGCGTCGCCCCTAAAACCCCACTAAAATCTAGAATTCTCTTGCTTTATCTGCGTTTTTTTGGGGAATTCTAGATTTTCTAGGGGTTAGAGGGTATCTTTTTTTTGGAATTCTAGAATTCCTAGAGATTGCTTCGGTCGCTTTGCTCCCTCGCAATGACGCAGAGAATTCTAAATTCTTTGTGATGAGATCCCCCAGTCAAGCTGGGGGATGACAAAGAAAGTCAGGTCTGGGGATGACACAAGACTTAGGGAATTCTAGATTTTGCCTAGGAATTTTAGATTTATTCTAGGAATTCTAGATTTATCCCTAGGAATTCTAGAATTCCTAGGGTTAAAAATACCCCCGCACCCCCAAAATGTGAAGTAAAAAAACTCGCTTAAAAAATCATCACTCTAAAACAAACGAACCGCCGTTTTGATACTCGATTACCATAGGACCTGCTGCTTTTGGCGAGATTTTTAGGTCGTATTCTTTTATTAGCTCAGGGCTTATGAAATGATAATTTATTTTTATATTTACCTTATATGCATCTTTTGGCGGGTTTAGCTTGATCTGCTTTTTCTCTAAGCCTTCTAGGCGCTCATCTTGCATGCTATCAGCTAGGTATTGTAGTGCTGGGCGACCATTTTTTTTGTAGTGCGCGCCAAAGGTTCTAGTTTCACTCTGGACTAAGGTATTGCCTTTTTTATCCTCGTAGCTAAAGACAAACTCCAAAAGCCTTCCGCCAAAGCCTGTTGGCACCATGTGCGGCGAGGTGTTTTGGATAAAAATGCTCTTGCTTTCTTTGTCGTATTCGTAGCGAAATGCGCTACGCACCTGCGACATATCGTGTCCGCCTGCAAATCTATGCTCTCTTACCTCTCTAAGTTCTGCTATTTCAGCGCCGCTAACTGAGAGATTTTTTTGTATTTCGCTCATGTGGCAGTCGGTGCAGTTTTTGCTTAGATCTATCATTTCATCACCTGTGGTATAAGATGATATGATAAGAGGCTTGCCGTTTTTGTCTTTCATTGACACTTGGTTGTGACAGGCTAGGCAGATTTGATCACTTCTAAATATATCTTTTTGTACATTTTTGTGAAATTCATTTACATTTGAGGCAAAAGGCCCTGAGAAAGTGTTTTCTTCTTTTATCCACTCTACTAGCTCAGAGCCGGCTAAAGAGCCGTGTGGATTTGGCTTGATAGAATCTATACTGTGGCAAAACGAGCAGGTTACATTGCTAATTTTGCTTGTACTTTTTGCTACTTCGTCTATTTCTCTTGTGGCTGAGTTTTCAATGCCTAGGATTTTTGAGAACATATAGGTGTTTAGATTTTTGTTCATTGCTAATTCTGGATTGTGGCACCTTGAACACAGTGAGAGCACTTCTATTTTTAGGGTATCTGTTTGCTTTGCTACAGCTTCTAGCACTGCTATGTATAGCTCTGAGTCATGGTTTGCGTGCCTACTTTTTTTCCAAAAGTTTGTTTGAGTGCGGTGGCATGTGTTGCATTCAATCGCATCCATAAATCCATCTACACCATGTGCAAAAACAGCCAAAAAAACAGCAAAAAATACAAATTTCATGATAATTCCTAAAAGTTTTAGCCAATTATAGCTGATTTTTAAAATAATTAAGCTATAATTTGCGCTTAATTTTTCAAAAAAGGGCTAAAAATGTCAAAATCATATGTAACTGGCTTTGGTCGCATAGGCGAACAAAGAGAGCTAAAATTTGCGCTTGAGGCGTACTGGGCTGGCAAAAGCGATTTTGCTAGCGTAGAAAATGTAGCAAAAGAATTACGCAAAAGACACTGGCAATACCAAAAAGACGCTGGCATTGACTTTATCAGCGTTGGAGATTTTTCTTATTATGATATTATGCTTGATCACAGCATTGCTTTTGGTGCTATTCCAGCTAGATTTGCTGGGCTTAGTGGCGAGGAGTTGTATTTTAGCATGTGCCGTGGAAACAAAGGCGCAGTTGCTATGGAGATGACAAAGTGGTTTAATACAAACTACCACTACATCGTGCCTGAACTAAATGCTAGCACAAGCTTTAAACTAGATGCTAGCAAATACATAAATGAGTATAAAGAAGCAAAAGCACTAGGCATAAATGCTAAGCTAAATTTAATTGGACCATTTACTTATCTTGCGCTTTCAAAAACAAATGATGGAAGCGATGCTTTTTCTCACTTAGATGCGCTTGTTAGTGTGTATTGCGAGCTAATTGCTGAGATTGCTAAGCTTGATGATGAAGTAGTTATCCAGCTTGATGAGCCAATTTTTGTAACTGATAGAGCAAGTGATCTTGCCCCTCGCTTAAAAGGCGTGTATGACAAGATCTGTGCAGCTGCAAGCAACGCAAAAATCATATTTATGACATATTTTGAAAAAGCCCCAGAAGCTACTGAACAAATAGTAAAAACTGGCGTGTGGGCAGTAGGTCTAGATCTAGTTCATAACTCAGAGTGTCAACGCCCAAGCATAAAGCTAATAAAAGATGCTAACAAGGTGCTATTTGCTGGAATTATAAATGGACGAAATATCTGGGTAGCTGATCTTGAAGAGCGCAAAGCAAAAGTAGGTCGCTTGCTAGATCAAATAGAGAGCGAGCGCCTATATATCGGCACTTCATGTTCACTGCTTCATGTGCCTTTTACGCTAAAATACGAAGAAAATCTAGCTATAAAAGAGTGGCTAAGCTTTGCTGTTGAAAAGCTTGATGAGATTGTGATTTTAACAGCATTTGCTAATGGTAAAGAACTATGCGCAAGATGCTCTGAAATCTATGAGAAAAACAAAATAGCTATCGCTAATCGCAAAACCTCAAGCCTAGTAAATGACGCAGCCGTACAGGAGCGTGTGAAAAATCTAAGTAAATTTGAGCGTGAGACACCATTTAGCGAGCGTATAAAAGTCCAACACAAGCTATTTAATCTACCAAGCTTGCCAACTACTACCATAGGCTCATTTCCTCAAACCGCTGAGCTAAGAGCGGTTAGAAATGCTTTCAAAAAAGGCGAGATTGATAAAGCAAAATATGAAAGCGAGATTAAAAAATACATTGATGATTGTGTGGCTTTCCAAGAAAGCATCGGTCTTGATGTGCTAGTTCACGGCGAGCCTGAGAGAAATGATATGGTTGAGTACTTTGGCGAGCAGTTAAAAGGCTATGCATTTAGCAAAAACGGCTGGGTTCAAAGCTACGGCTCTCGCTGCGTTAAGCCACCACTACTTTTTGGCGATGTAAGCAGACCAAATCCTATGACAGTAGACTGGATAACCTACGCTCAAAGCAAAACCAAAAAAATCATGAAAGGCATGCTAACAGGACCAGTCACTATAATGAACTGGAGCTTTGTTCGTGATGATATGCCACGCAGCGAGGTTGTTAAACAGCTAGCGCTTTGTATCTATGATGAGATAAACGACCTTCAAAAAGCAGGTATCAAAATCATCCAAGTAGACGAAGCAGCCTTTAAAGAAGGCTATCCACTAAGAAAAGAAAATATCGGCGATTATGAGAGTTTTGCGGTAAATAGCTTTAAGCTAAGTGTAAGCTGTGCTGAGGCAAAAACTCAAATCCACACCCATATGTGCTATTCTGAGTTTAATGATATCATTAAAACAATAGAAGCAATGGACGCTGATGTAATCAGCATAGAAACAGCAAGAAGTGGCAATGAGCTACTAAAAATCTTTAAATCAGTAGGCTATAAACAAGAAGTAGGTCCTGGTGTATACGACATCCACAGCCCAAGAGTGCCAAGCGTGAGCGAGATAGAAGAGCAAATCAAAGCTATACTAGAGGTGTTACCAAAAGAACAACTTTGGATAAACCCAGACTGCGGTCTAAAAACTCGCAAATGGGAAGAGGTAAAACCAAGCCTAGAAAATATGGTAAAAGCAGTAATAGCAAGCCGCTAAGAGCTTTTTAAAAATCTAGAATTCCCTAGAAAAATCTAAAAAAACTAGGGAATTCTAAGGTGAATAAATGAAATTAAAAGAAAAAATTAAGCAAAATTCTCCAGCGATTTTACTTTATGGCTTTACGCCACCTAGCATTGATACTGATAGCAAAAAAGTAGAACAAATCGCAGCCACGCAGCTTTTGCGCTTAGCAAATAGCAGGCTTGATGGGCTTGTGATTTATGACTTACAAGATGAAAAAGAAAGAAATAAAGATAAAAGAACCTTTGATTTTAAGGATACTTTAGAACCACTTAATTACTATAAAAAGTTTTTTGCGGGCAAATATCAAGCAGTAATTTACAAAGCAGTTAGCAAATACTCCCCAGAGGCACTAGCAGATTTTCTAGGGCAAAATAATGAAATAATCAGCGTCTTTGTAGGTGCTAGTAGCAAAAACGATACGCCAAAAACTCACCTAAACGATGCTTATGAATTAAAAGCTAAAAATGCTCCAAATATCGTACTTGGTGGCATTTGTATACCAGAAAGACATATTAGCAAGGGTGATGAGCATCTAAGAGTAGGGCAGAAAATATCAGCAGGCTGTGAGTTTTTTATCACTCAAGCTGTCTATAACATAAACAACGCAAAGCATTTTCTAAGCGATTATGCTAAGCTTTGCGCTAGCAAGGAAACAAAAAAAGTGCCTATAATCTTTACTTTTACCCCTTGTGGCGATGCTAAGACACTTAGCTTTATGCGCTGGCTTGGCATCGATG
Above is a genomic segment from Campylobacter magnus containing:
- a CDS encoding TolC family protein encodes the protein MKYIFLAFLAFFMTACATKALNYDPKDIKRDYNATWQYKFNIAELDSLITEALKNNEDLETASLNLYQAMLRANIALSDLAPTPSASTRASSNRDIKAGGAAARSFTADASLSWELDIFGRIYDGYESARFGAIASSLSLEDVRESLVNSVISAYFNILYLNEQKANLLLNYENMLKLHEIVKIKESLGREEPLALSQSAGNLLSLQNSLNNADKDLNASFESLKNLTRTQFLPSAKISEISLPKADLGTISAENNDGELNISWLSRLSSRPDVNMALAQLNAGFYDYKASQKDFLPRINLGGSLSSSSGKISDAYTFNLLSGNVSISLPFLNFYKLSQNLKISEAEFNKLRLNYEKTLANAVNEALRFASDYELDSQSLLNSENIITEREKILAIYEQKYSLGRAELKDLLSAQNDLLSAKNSLANMKYQVLRDLIGFYKASAY
- a CDS encoding ComEC/Rec2 family competence protein, coding for MDLFENKKEIIYFFLIAGLIFALNVGLKYYNFTKIKAKPYLSSQATLLASEQKLSKNGKVYYSNIFATPDFRIYSYAKAKLEKGAYSIKIPTKKLDFKSYLKGMFFSAVFDIKAISTAPTLRQKLVNLVSAQHQSPKAGELYSALFFATPLSKELRSEITNWGIAHLLAISGFHLGLLFAIFYFLLKRPYSYFQQRFFPYRNRDIDLSLFILALGAFYLWILDFTPSFFRSYLMSVFGFILLVRGIKIFAFGTLFLCVVFALCSSPSLIFSIGFYFSCLGVFFILVYIRHFGEYSDFKSKAKMLAHALCFELFVFSAMNIPVFYFFPQASIFQLSVIVLSYAFVVFYPLSIALHLFGFGGLMDSYLLDFLAYATKGGEIFIPTWLFVLFNLSLLFAVRYKYCAVFVALSGAFIYFLGLFI
- the ilvA gene encoding threonine ammonia-lyase, giving the protein MLELEKIKAAHETIKDFVYKTPFSLSTRMSKAMDAKIYLKEENLQITGAYKVRGAFNKIANLSPEQKKKGVVAASAGNHAQGVAISATHFGVRSTIIMPEAAPLLKVAGTKALGAEVILKGNNFDEAYAFALEYAKEHDMCFVHPFEDELVQAGQGTIALEVLAKVENPDYIVVPIGGGGLISGVGSCIKQLSPNTKIIGVQSSGAPAMSKSFAAKKQINSSSVRTIADGIAVRDASKLTLKTILEVVDEIVEVSDDEIANAILYLLESQKIVVEGAGAVGVAALFERKFCFEPGSSIVIVLSGGNIDVQMLNVIIEKGLIKSSRKMIINVTLIDKPGALQGLTSVLTGTGANIVKIDYDRFSTKLSYGDAMIKITLETKGKEHQENVSSALRAAGYEFYEEF
- a CDS encoding multiheme c-type cytochrome; this translates as MKFVFFAVFLAVFAHGVDGFMDAIECNTCHRTQTNFWKKSRHANHDSELYIAVLEAVAKQTDTLKIEVLSLCSRCHNPELAMNKNLNTYMFSKILGIENSATREIDEVAKSTSKISNVTCSFCHSIDSIKPNPHGSLAGSELVEWIKEENTFSGPFASNVNEFHKNVQKDIFRSDQICLACHNQVSMKDKNGKPLIISSYTTGDEMIDLSKNCTDCHMSEIQKNLSVSGAEIAELREVREHRFAGGHDMSQVRSAFRYEYDKESKSIFIQNTSPHMVPTGFGGRLLEFVFSYEDKKGNTLVQSETRTFGAHYKKNGRPALQYLADSMQDERLEGLEKKQIKLNPPKDAYKVNIKINYHFISPELIKEYDLKISPKAAGPMVIEYQNGGSFVLE
- the metE gene encoding 5-methyltetrahydropteroyltriglutamate--homocysteine S-methyltransferase, with translation MSKSYVTGFGRIGEQRELKFALEAYWAGKSDFASVENVAKELRKRHWQYQKDAGIDFISVGDFSYYDIMLDHSIAFGAIPARFAGLSGEELYFSMCRGNKGAVAMEMTKWFNTNYHYIVPELNASTSFKLDASKYINEYKEAKALGINAKLNLIGPFTYLALSKTNDGSDAFSHLDALVSVYCELIAEIAKLDDEVVIQLDEPIFVTDRASDLAPRLKGVYDKICAAASNAKIIFMTYFEKAPEATEQIVKTGVWAVGLDLVHNSECQRPSIKLIKDANKVLFAGIINGRNIWVADLEERKAKVGRLLDQIESERLYIGTSCSLLHVPFTLKYEENLAIKEWLSFAVEKLDEIVILTAFANGKELCARCSEIYEKNKIAIANRKTSSLVNDAAVQERVKNLSKFERETPFSERIKVQHKLFNLPSLPTTTIGSFPQTAELRAVRNAFKKGEIDKAKYESEIKKYIDDCVAFQESIGLDVLVHGEPERNDMVEYFGEQLKGYAFSKNGWVQSYGSRCVKPPLLFGDVSRPNPMTVDWITYAQSKTKKIMKGMLTGPVTIMNWSFVRDDMPRSEVVKQLALCIYDEINDLQKAGIKIIQVDEAAFKEGYPLRKENIGDYESFAVNSFKLSVSCAEAKTQIHTHMCYSEFNDIIKTIEAMDADVISIETARSGNELLKIFKSVGYKQEVGPGVYDIHSPRVPSVSEIEEQIKAILEVLPKEQLWINPDCGLKTRKWEEVKPSLENMVKAVIASR
- a CDS encoding methylenetetrahydrofolate reductase; its protein translation is MKLKEKIKQNSPAILLYGFTPPSIDTDSKKVEQIAATQLLRLANSRLDGLVIYDLQDEKERNKDKRTFDFKDTLEPLNYYKKFFAGKYQAVIYKAVSKYSPEALADFLGQNNEIISVFVGASSKNDTPKTHLNDAYELKAKNAPNIVLGGICIPERHISKGDEHLRVGQKISAGCEFFITQAVYNINNAKHFLSDYAKLCASKETKKVPIIFTFTPCGDAKTLSFMRWLGIDVPKYFEGRLMHSSNPVEMSVKTSFDMFCELYHYGKELGISVGANVESISRKKIEIEASIALLDTISDFIKKETN